The following proteins are co-located in the Lentibacillus sp. JNUCC-1 genome:
- a CDS encoding glutathione ABC transporter substrate-binding protein codes for MKKNTFILTVLGALMLILAACAGDGEPTNSSSGNGNGDEGGGDLVMALGEDVVSMSTQGSNDVPSSNVQENVYETLTMLDENQEPQPWLAEDWEEVDDTTWDFHLKEGVKFHDGEEFNAEAVKKSFDRLVDEEIGSPRAFLLDPVESWEVVDEYTFRINLKFPFAPLLANLAHIGTGVMSPAIIEEDYAQMEDGGDPDAYINKNPVGTGPFEFKEWTPGEKIVLKRNDDYHGDKVKLNTATYKVVTEQSSRIAELETGASHVVDDIGPNNVERVENSEGIHAIKQPSVSLNYVGFNIEKEPFDDVKVRRAISMAIDKEAIVEGVYNGIGITAKGPLAPPVFGYDEDVEDISHDLDQAKELMKEAGLEDGFSTTLWTNDSEERVDTAIAVQAQLKKIGIDVKIEELEWGAYLERLANGEHDMFVLGWSTTNADADQGLYQLFHSSQHGAAGNRTFIDDEELDNILDEGRKETDPEKRLEIYSRAQERLVELAPMLYLNHREHLIGVNDSVKDFSISPQGVYQIKDAYIEE; via the coding sequence ATGAAAAAGAACACATTCATTTTGACAGTTTTAGGCGCACTCATGCTCATTCTGGCAGCGTGTGCCGGGGACGGGGAGCCGACGAACAGTTCTTCAGGAAACGGAAACGGCGATGAAGGCGGCGGTGACCTTGTCATGGCCTTGGGTGAAGATGTTGTCTCCATGTCCACACAGGGATCAAATGATGTTCCTTCAAGTAACGTGCAGGAAAATGTATATGAAACGTTGACCATGCTAGATGAAAACCAAGAACCACAGCCTTGGCTTGCAGAAGATTGGGAAGAAGTTGATGACACCACATGGGATTTTCACTTGAAAGAAGGCGTTAAATTCCATGATGGTGAAGAGTTTAACGCAGAAGCTGTAAAGAAGTCATTTGATCGTCTCGTTGATGAAGAGATCGGCTCCCCGCGGGCATTTCTTTTAGATCCGGTTGAGAGCTGGGAAGTGGTGGACGAATATACATTCAGAATCAATTTGAAGTTTCCATTTGCTCCTTTACTCGCCAATCTGGCTCATATCGGGACGGGAGTCATGAGCCCGGCGATTATTGAAGAGGACTATGCTCAAATGGAAGACGGCGGTGATCCGGATGCTTATATTAATAAAAATCCGGTAGGGACAGGTCCGTTCGAGTTCAAGGAATGGACCCCTGGTGAAAAAATCGTTTTGAAGAGAAATGACGATTATCATGGAGACAAAGTTAAATTGAATACGGCAACATATAAAGTGGTGACAGAGCAGAGTTCACGGATTGCGGAACTTGAAACAGGCGCTTCCCATGTGGTGGATGACATCGGACCGAACAACGTGGAGCGCGTAGAAAACAGCGAGGGCATCCATGCGATCAAACAGCCAAGTGTATCGTTGAACTATGTTGGCTTTAACATAGAAAAAGAACCTTTTGATGATGTAAAAGTACGCAGAGCCATCTCCATGGCAATAGATAAAGAAGCAATTGTCGAAGGTGTCTATAACGGAATCGGCATCACGGCAAAAGGCCCGCTTGCACCACCAGTATTCGGGTATGACGAAGACGTTGAAGACATTAGCCATGACCTGGATCAGGCAAAAGAACTCATGAAAGAAGCAGGACTTGAAGACGGGTTCTCAACAACGCTCTGGACAAACGATTCAGAAGAACGTGTAGACACAGCGATTGCCGTTCAGGCTCAGCTGAAAAAAATCGGCATTGACGTTAAAATTGAAGAATTGGAGTGGGGCGCTTACCTGGAGCGACTGGCCAATGGTGAGCATGACATGTTTGTACTGGGCTGGTCCACGACCAACGCAGATGCGGACCAAGGGTTGTATCAGCTGTTCCATTCTTCACAGCACGGTGCTGCAGGGAACAGAACGTTTATTGATGATGAAGAACTCGATAACATTCTGGATGAAGGACGGAAGGAAACGGATCCTGAAAAACGTCTGGAAATCTATTCACGGGCACAAGAGCGCCTTGTCGAATTGGCGCCAATGTTGTACCTCAATCATAGAGAGCATTTGATTGGCGTGAATGATTCGGTAAAAGATTTCAGCATTTCTCCTCAGGGTGTTTATCAGATTAAAGATGCTTATATAGAAGAGTAA
- a CDS encoding M20/M25/M40 family metallo-hydrolase → MQHKEVNVKATYAALLEEASVQKALTWIEDNHNKTVQTQIDVTEIPAPPFKEQRRAHDFKKRLEALGLKDVTMDAEGNVFGLYPGSGEGPTLFVAAHLDTVFPEGTNTEVRVEDGILHAPGISDDTRGLAEVLAIIEAFNTADMRPAGDIIFGGTVGEEGTGDLRGVKAFFNERDDVDGFLSIDGAPPNNITYKGTGSFRYRVTFNGPGGHSFADFGQPSAVHAAGRAVGALADMETADDPKTTFTVGMMEGGTSINAIAETATVMVDLRSNEQEALDELDDRFWTIVRQAVVAENERWDSKGITADIEKIGNRPPAVQADDAPIVQVAQGAVQALGGTPQLAGPGSTDANYPMSLGIPALALGIGGHGSGIHTVDEWYDPKDAWQTVQKNFLTIVGLAGVAEVTEPLLAQRLRDGRREV, encoded by the coding sequence ATGCAGCACAAAGAAGTCAACGTAAAAGCAACGTACGCCGCGCTGCTTGAAGAGGCTTCTGTTCAAAAAGCCTTGACGTGGATTGAAGACAATCATAATAAGACGGTGCAGACACAAATCGATGTTACTGAGATTCCGGCGCCACCTTTTAAAGAACAGCGCCGGGCTCATGACTTTAAAAAGCGACTAGAAGCACTTGGATTAAAAGACGTCACAATGGACGCTGAAGGTAATGTGTTCGGACTGTATCCCGGAAGCGGGGAAGGGCCGACACTCTTTGTCGCCGCCCATTTGGATACGGTTTTTCCAGAGGGAACCAATACAGAAGTTCGGGTTGAAGACGGCATTCTTCATGCGCCAGGGATCAGTGATGACACGCGCGGCCTGGCGGAAGTACTCGCAATCATTGAAGCGTTCAACACAGCAGATATGCGTCCGGCCGGAGATATCATTTTTGGCGGAACGGTCGGGGAAGAAGGCACAGGCGACTTACGTGGCGTGAAGGCTTTTTTCAATGAACGGGACGATGTTGACGGCTTCCTGTCGATCGATGGGGCGCCGCCGAACAATATCACCTATAAAGGGACAGGCAGTTTCCGCTATAGAGTCACATTCAATGGACCAGGCGGGCACAGTTTTGCCGACTTTGGCCAGCCAAGTGCGGTGCATGCGGCTGGGCGAGCGGTTGGCGCCTTGGCCGACATGGAAACAGCGGATGACCCGAAGACGACGTTCACCGTTGGCATGATGGAGGGTGGAACGTCGATCAATGCGATTGCCGAGACAGCCACTGTGATGGTGGATCTGCGGTCAAATGAACAAGAAGCGCTTGATGAACTCGATGACCGTTTTTGGACAATCGTGCGTCAAGCTGTCGTTGCTGAGAACGAACGCTGGGACAGCAAAGGCATCACGGCTGACATTGAAAAAATCGGTAACCGCCCGCCTGCCGTACAAGCAGACGACGCACCAATTGTCCAGGTGGCTCAAGGTGCAGTTCAGGCGCTGGGCGGAACTCCGCAACTGGCCGGGCCCGGCAGTACCGACGCCAACTATCCGATGAGCCTCGGAATTCCAGCGCTCGCACTAGGAATCGGCGGCCATGGAAGTGGGATTCATACGGTTGATGAATGGTATGACCCAAAAGATGCCTGGCAGACGGTGCAGAAAAACTTTCTCACCATCGTTGGTCTGGCTGGTGTTGCTGAGGTGACTGAGCCTTTATTGGCACAGCGTCTGCGTGATGGCAGGCGAGAAGTCTAA
- a CDS encoding S9 family peptidase — MTLTPEEKLQVYLKANSAYQSEAIPGQNNFTFISKLTGFPQAWTVDEQGEPVQFGVFDDRVMSVHHAPQGDKTVLGVDHKGNEKQQLYLMEGTHAATPLVVEGAYFHNFGGWSPAGDKIAFSSNRRHPGYFDVFVQDIETKDVETVYTFDGKCEPLAWLPDGAHLLISIQETNLNNVVLILDLNTGETTQLGDKGTGAAYKSIALTEDGEGGYLVTDLNDETAYVARFSFDNPGHLTKVFQKEGWDVEELKLSPDEQTLIFIVNEGGISRLMVYDVVTKEVTQLEDLADGVVSSLSWIDANRFIFTLKTPVEPGDIWQVSLAGWEISRLTRLGESVSSVPLYEPSLCSFKSFDGLEVPYFYYDKAGASDKPAVVYVHGGPEGQTRADYNPVIQYLTEQGFAVAAPNVRGSSGYGRTYIHLDDVRKRMDSVQDLAWLVQDLIKTHNVGEDKIGIIGRSYGGFMVLAAMTHYPELWAAGVDIVGISHFKTFLENTGAWRRHLRESEYGSLAEDVDFFEEIAPLNHSDKIQAPLLVFHGRNDTRVPVTEAQQLVSDMKNRGQEVELTIFEDEGHQTEKLENHITMHSSTADFFEKHLK; from the coding sequence ATGACTTTGACACCTGAAGAGAAACTGCAAGTCTATTTAAAAGCGAATTCTGCCTATCAATCTGAGGCGATTCCGGGACAGAACAATTTCACCTTTATTTCAAAACTGACAGGGTTCCCGCAAGCGTGGACGGTGGACGAGCAAGGCGAGCCGGTGCAATTTGGGGTGTTTGATGATCGGGTGATGAGTGTGCACCATGCGCCTCAGGGGGACAAAACGGTACTGGGCGTGGATCATAAGGGGAATGAGAAGCAGCAGCTTTACTTGATGGAAGGCACACATGCCGCGACACCACTTGTCGTTGAAGGCGCGTATTTTCATAATTTCGGAGGCTGGTCGCCAGCGGGGGATAAAATTGCCTTCTCGAGCAACCGCAGACATCCAGGCTATTTTGATGTGTTTGTCCAGGATATTGAGACGAAAGACGTTGAAACGGTATATACATTTGATGGAAAATGTGAACCGCTGGCCTGGTTGCCGGACGGTGCGCATCTGCTGATCAGCATCCAGGAAACCAATCTGAACAACGTCGTGTTGATTCTGGATTTGAACACCGGAGAAACGACACAGTTGGGCGACAAAGGAACGGGTGCAGCATATAAATCGATTGCCCTCACTGAAGACGGGGAGGGCGGGTATCTGGTTACAGACCTGAACGATGAAACGGCCTATGTGGCGCGATTCTCTTTTGATAATCCTGGCCACTTGACAAAAGTTTTTCAAAAAGAAGGCTGGGATGTTGAGGAGCTCAAGCTTTCACCAGACGAACAGACGCTGATTTTCATTGTGAACGAAGGCGGGATTTCCCGGTTGATGGTGTATGACGTCGTGACAAAAGAGGTCACACAGCTTGAGGATCTTGCGGACGGAGTTGTGAGCAGTTTGTCCTGGATTGATGCCAACCGGTTTATTTTCACGTTGAAAACGCCGGTCGAACCGGGGGATATTTGGCAGGTGTCATTGGCGGGCTGGGAGATCAGCCGTCTGACACGACTGGGTGAATCTGTATCATCTGTGCCGTTGTACGAGCCATCGCTGTGTTCGTTCAAGTCATTTGACGGGCTTGAGGTGCCGTACTTTTATTACGACAAAGCGGGCGCGAGCGATAAGCCGGCTGTGGTCTACGTGCATGGTGGTCCTGAGGGTCAGACGCGCGCCGATTATAACCCCGTCATTCAGTATTTGACGGAACAGGGCTTTGCTGTGGCGGCGCCGAATGTGCGGGGCAGCAGCGGGTATGGTCGTACATATATTCACTTGGATGATGTGCGGAAACGGATGGATTCGGTGCAAGACCTTGCCTGGCTTGTCCAGGACTTGATCAAGACTCATAACGTCGGCGAGGATAAAATCGGTATCATCGGCCGGAGTTACGGGGGCTTCATGGTACTGGCCGCCATGACACATTACCCTGAGCTTTGGGCAGCAGGTGTTGATATTGTCGGCATCTCACATTTCAAGACGTTCCTGGAAAATACCGGGGCATGGCGCCGTCATCTTCGTGAAAGCGAATATGGATCGCTTGCTGAAGATGTGGACTTTTTCGAGGAGATCGCCCCGCTTAACCATTCGGATAAAATTCAGGCGCCGCTGCTCGTGTTCCACGGACGTAACGATACACGCGTGCCGGTCACAGAAGCACAGCAGCTGGTCAGCGATATGAAAAACCGCGGCCAGGAAGTGGAGTTGACGATTTTTGAAGATGAAGGGCACCAAACGGAAAAATTGGAGAACCATATCACCATGCACAGCTCGACAGCGGACTTTTTCGAAAAACATCTGAAGTGA
- a CDS encoding alpha/beta fold hydrolase yields MFAEVNGTRLFFDVEGAGVTVEGGALVKKDVCFVLHGGPGGTHLGFKPYLSPLAEDLQLVYIDNRGSGFSATGPVETYTLDQNIEDIEALRQHLGLEQIVLFGHSYGGMTAMAYAARYPKNVKALLLSATSPSYRFLDKAKQYVERHGTAEQKEMAQLLWDGAFSSDAEVAHYYEVMAPLYSRKTADGKAEPRPEMNRSYEALNQGFGGFLRNYDLTEDLKTLQCPALVSAGRHDWITPVEENELIAELLPNSEFVVFEDSSHGILKDQHEDFINTVREFIRNSV; encoded by the coding sequence ATGTTTGCGGAAGTCAATGGCACGCGGTTGTTTTTTGATGTGGAAGGTGCGGGGGTCACTGTTGAAGGTGGGGCGCTCGTCAAGAAAGATGTATGTTTTGTGCTGCATGGCGGGCCGGGTGGAACGCATCTCGGGTTCAAGCCATACCTCAGTCCGTTGGCGGAGGATCTACAGCTGGTGTACATAGACAATCGTGGCAGCGGTTTTTCGGCTACAGGTCCGGTTGAAACGTATACACTTGATCAAAACATTGAGGACATTGAGGCGCTGAGGCAGCATCTTGGTTTGGAGCAGATTGTGTTGTTCGGCCATTCATATGGCGGTATGACAGCCATGGCATATGCGGCGCGGTATCCGAAGAATGTGAAAGCCCTCCTGCTGTCAGCGACGTCACCGAGCTATCGTTTTCTCGATAAAGCCAAGCAATATGTTGAGAGGCATGGGACGGCTGAGCAAAAGGAAATGGCGCAGTTGCTGTGGGATGGCGCTTTTTCATCAGATGCAGAAGTGGCGCATTATTACGAGGTCATGGCACCGTTATATTCACGGAAGACGGCTGATGGTAAAGCTGAGCCGAGACCTGAGATGAACAGATCCTATGAAGCTTTGAATCAGGGGTTTGGTGGTTTTCTCAGGAATTACGATTTGACCGAGGATTTGAAAACGCTCCAATGTCCGGCTCTCGTCAGCGCCGGCCGACATGATTGGATCACGCCGGTTGAGGAGAATGAATTGATTGCGGAATTGCTGCCGAATAGTGAGTTTGTGGTATTTGAAGACAGCAGCCATGGCATTTTAAAAGACCAGCATGAGGACTTTATTAATACAGTCCGAGAGTTTATTAGAAATTCCGTTTAG
- a CDS encoding WecB/TagA/CpsF family glycosyltransferase — protein MERHNLVPIMGIEFLNITRMDLLEDVLMPRLDQRVKTFLVTANPEMVMQARADAEYKAVVQGADYVIPDGSGILAAGKILGTPMQERIPGYELMMDLLQIAEDKGLSCYFLGAKPEVNEQAVQAAQAEFPGLKVAGRHHGYFAEEEASVAQDVIASQADLIFVALGMPRQEKWISAHMKDADHGLFMGVGGSFDVLAGALKRAPQAWINLNLEWLYRLLKQPSRIKRIGKVFEFMFRIVFRGK, from the coding sequence ATGGAGAGGCACAATCTGGTTCCGATTATGGGGATCGAATTTTTGAACATAACAAGAATGGATTTGCTGGAGGACGTGCTTATGCCGCGACTTGATCAACGGGTGAAGACCTTCCTCGTGACAGCCAATCCGGAAATGGTTATGCAGGCGCGAGCGGATGCCGAATATAAAGCTGTGGTGCAGGGCGCGGATTATGTGATTCCAGACGGTTCGGGGATCCTGGCAGCCGGAAAAATCCTGGGAACGCCTATGCAGGAGCGCATACCGGGCTATGAGCTGATGATGGACCTGTTGCAAATTGCCGAGGACAAGGGACTGAGTTGTTACTTTCTTGGTGCGAAGCCTGAGGTCAATGAACAGGCGGTCCAAGCTGCACAGGCTGAATTTCCCGGTTTGAAAGTGGCGGGGCGGCATCACGGTTATTTTGCCGAGGAAGAAGCATCGGTCGCCCAAGACGTGATTGCTTCTCAAGCTGACCTCATATTTGTGGCACTCGGCATGCCCCGTCAGGAAAAATGGATCAGTGCTCATATGAAGGATGCTGATCACGGGCTATTTATGGGGGTTGGCGGCAGTTTCGACGTGCTCGCTGGAGCCTTGAAGCGCGCCCCGCAAGCTTGGATCAACCTGAACCTTGAATGGCTGTACCGCCTGCTGAAGCAGCCTTCGCGGATTAAACGCATAGGAAAAGTGTTTGAGTTTATGTTCCGGATTGTTTTTAGGGGAAAATAG